CATCTTTTGTAGTTTTTCAGCTGACCTTCGGCTATTATGGCTTCTAAATAATTTCCGTTTATATGGGTTATTTTTGCTGTTAAGGGAATGTTTTCGCAAAATCCATAAAGTTCAACGAGTTTTTTGAGGGCGATTTTTCTCCCATCTGCCAGTTGTGCTTGCAAGTGTCGCAGCGGAATTGTGGCGTCTATTATGTTTGGTCCAATGTCTAGTCGAAGTTGTTCTCCGCTTTTGCCTAAACTTGTTATGTATCCTTTTATCGGTGAGAATCTTGTTAGGTTACCTGCATTGGTTGGGCATAATCCAATAGTGTTTTCCAGATAACTTAACGCCGCCTTCTCATCCTCGCCTGAAAAGGTTACTTGAATCCAACCTCGCGTTGAAGCCTGGACGCTTTCTGCTTTAACCTTTAAACCTCTCAAGGAAGATTTTAAATGCTCTTCGACATGTTTTAGTTGGTTGCCGTTGTAGATTTTAGCGGATAATGTTACGGTAGGCATTTGCAGTCTCCGATTATTGTTAACATTTCTTCATGTAGTCTTCTTACTCGTTCGATTGCTGATGGAGGCAATTCCTTGGAAAGTTTTTCTATAGTTTTTTCGATAGGGACTCTTTTCGAGCCTTCGATAAGTTTGTCTGCGTAGGCGACTATCTTTTCCTCAAGAGTTTGGGGGACATAAATGTCTTTAGGCCATCCTAGATTTTTTGCCTCTCGTTGAGTTATGCCGCCGCCCACATGCCTCTTGATTATAGAGATAACTGGTTCTGGCAGTCCTAGACTTTTGGCTATTTGCATTCCGGCCACGGCGTGGTGGACGCTGTGGGTTTTTGAACGCCCAATGTCGTGGAGTAGGGCGCCTATTTCTACAAGTTCTAGGTTGACGTTTAATCCTTTTTCTTTGCATGCTTTTGCGATTTCAACTGCAAGTTCCGTTACTGCTTTGCAGTGTCTTATGACGTTTTCTGAGCAACCGCTTTCCCGCAAAAATTGTAGGGCTTGTTCTCTTGTAGGGAGCTTTTCACTCACCCAGCTCCTTCCTCAACTGTTCAACCTTCTCGGTTAAAACTTTGACTATTTTCTCGTTGTTGTAATGCATAAGTGGTTTGCCGCATGTGGGACACTTAAAAACTAGTTCAACGGCCTCTTCGAAGGGTACTCGTTTGCATCCCGGTGTGTAACAATAGTAGAAGTCGTGGTTTTTCTCGTATTCCAAGCGAATGTTTAGTTTTTCGAAGACTCTTCGTTTCTGGCTCAGTATGAAACCTTCCAACTGGTCTGGTTGTAGTTTCCAATGGAATATAAACCATCCTGTTTTTGGGTCTCTTGTCCGCCGCAAACTCACGAGTGAATGGTCATAGAGCTTGTAAAGGATTTTGCGTACGTTGTTAAGTCTTATGCCGGTCTTGTTTGCCAGCTCATCATCTGTTATTTCATCCGAGTTTTTTAGCATCTCGATTAGCTTTACGGCTTCTTCTTCGCCGAGTGCCTCAGCAACCTTCATTAAAGTGGCGTCATCAATTGTTGATAACATAATGACCCTTTTCTGCATTGGTCGTCGATTCCTTTTATCCTACTTATATATGCAAGCTTTAATTTAAATCTCTTTTCTGATTTCGGATTCCGAATTAACTTTTCGAATCACTTTTTTCCCTCTCTTTTGAGGGATAATTATTAGCTTGGCATTTTCAAAGGTCTTAGCGAGCTCCTTTCCATCAAAAAATCTGTCTAAAAAGACCGCGAGACTTGCACACTCAGAGTGTGGCTGGTTTCCAATAGCCACGTTAAAGTCTGAAACGTTTTTTGAGAAAAATTCGCCAGGGACTTTCTGGCTTCCGACGATGACCAGTATATCCTTGTTTAGCGCTTTAATCCTTTGTAGCACGTCACTTGTTTCAATGTTTTCGCCGTAGGCTGTTAAGTGAACAACGATTCCGCCTTTGGCTTTCCATTTTTTAACAACCTTTTTCCAAGGGGTTCCCATCTCAAAATAGAATGGTCCACCCCAGTTTTCCACAACTTTTTCCACGGTCGCCTTTATCTTCTCGTCTTCTATGTCGGAAAGTATAAACCCCGAGGCTCCTAGGGCTCTGGCGGTTAATGCCACATGAGTTGTTAGGCGCAGGTCTCTTTTTGGTCGGTGTCCCCATCTTAAAACAAAAATTTTTGGCTTGTTTTTAGTGTTTGAAGCCTTCAATTTTCCCACCGAGTTCTTCAACGCGGCTTTTTACTTTTTCAGCAAACCATGGCACAGCCTCAAAGGCTACATGGGCAACGTCGCCCTCATATTTTATTTCTTTGACATCTGCACGGCTGAAAAGCCATGAGAGAAAGGGCATTGCCTCGTTTGAAAGCGGTAGAGAAAAGGATGCTTGCACGTAGTTTCGCAGAGTTTTTGCTATTTCCTCTTTCAGCTGGTCTAAGTTGATCCCATAAAGAGCTGATATCAGCACCGGTTTTGGCGCTTTATTTTTGAGGGCTTCAAATTTTTCCTGCATTTCCTTTTCAGTTAATAGGTCGATTTTGTTTAGGGCTGTTATTATTGGTATGCCCGCGGCTCCTATGCGTTCTATTGTTTCTAGGCATACAGAAAGCTTCTTTTCAACGGTGGCTAGTGGTTCGCTGATATCCACAACGAGCAGTATTAGGTCGGAATATATGGTTTCTTCAAGTGTTGAGCGGAAAGCCTCTATTAGCGTTAGCGGTAAGCGGTCTATGAAGCCTACGGTGTCTGTTAGGAGGAACTTTTTTCTTGAAAACTTTACAAGCCGCGTTGTCGTTGAAAGAGTTGTGAAAAGAGCATTATCTATAGGGACTTCCTCCTCCGTGAGAGCTGTGAATAATGAGCTTTTTCCAGCGTTTGTGTATCCAGCTAGAGAAATTGATGGAAAGCCCAGCTCGGTTCTTCTTTCGCGGTGTAGTACACGTTTTCTTCGGATTTTTCTAAGTTTTTCTATAATAGTTTGTATTTGCCTTTTAACAGTTTCATAATATACGTCAACCTCGTATGCTCCGAGTCCCATAAATCCGGGCTGCTCTCCAAGCCTTGCCAGTCGCACTTTTTCCTTAGCCCTTGTCAGCTCGTACTTGAGTTTAGCTAGCTGGATTTGCAGCTTCGCCTCTGTTGTGGTGGCTCTTCTTGCAAAGATTTCAAGTATAAGCTGGAAGCGGTCTATTGCTTCTACACCAGTTTCCTTGGCAATGTTATATGCTTGTACGGGTCTTAATGGGTTGTCAAAGATTATTTTCTGTGCGCCAGTCTCTTTCACAAGTTCGGCAAGTTCTTTAATTTTTCCATAGCCTATTTGGTAGCGGGGATCAGGAGCCCTTATCTGTTCTATTTTACCCACAACCGTGTAGCCAGCTGACTCGGCTAGGCTTTTAAGTTCGTCAAGGGTAGATGGTTCAAAGGATCTTCGGCGTTGCACAATTATGGCTTTCGTTAAGCCTTTTCCTCCGTTTCTCCCTTGTTCTTTTCGAGTTGTACAAGGTCTCCCAAAGTTAAGCTGCGGCTTGGCTTTTTAGAAACGACTGTTGTTGGAACTTTTTCTTGCGATGCTGGTACCAGAAGTCTAATCCGCAATGCATGTTCCAGTTTGGCTGCCAGCTTGTCATCTGGCTTAATTTTTCTTATTTCGACTTTTTTGAGAACGGAAACTTTTTCGTTTATTTTTTTGCCCAATTCTTCATGGGTTAAGCCTAACTTTTCTCTTGCTTGTCTTACCTTGACGTCGTAATCATCGACAAGCTCGAGGGAGCTTTCAAAAGCTGCTTGTGCTTTGCTAGCAGTTTGAGTTTTTGGCGTCAGGGGCGGCGTCGCTTTTGGCTTAAGCTTTGGCGTGGAGGCTTGCTTTATCTCTTCTTCCCAAATTATCGTGCCATGTTTTGAGCATTCACCGCACACTGTAAGTTTTGCCCCTTCAATTAGGGCTTTTATGGGTTTACCGTGAATTTTACGTCCACAAACTTCGCAGCGCAATCCTTGTAGCGCTCCTCTTTAAACTCTTTAATACTTGGCACTTGGTTATGTTTATAGTTGTCGAATTGCTGATTGCCGGTTAATGGTGGTTTGTTTGGAAAATGCTCTGCAGCGAATTAGAAGTGTCGCGGACTACCAATTTGGGAAAGGTATTGGCGAAATGCTCTTTCCGCAAAACGTGGAAATAGCCTATTCAAAGCGTACTGGCAGAATACGTTATGTCTTTCTAAATGG
This sequence is a window from Candidatus Bathyarchaeia archaeon. Protein-coding genes within it:
- a CDS encoding DUF2110 family protein, which translates into the protein MPTVTLSAKIYNGNQLKHVEEHLKSSLRGLKVKAESVQASTRGWIQVTFSGEDEKAALSYLENTIGLCPTNAGNLTRFSPIKGYITSLGKSGEQLRLDIGPNIIDATIPLRHLQAQLADGRKIALKKLVELYGFCENIPLTAKITHINGNYLEAIIAEGQLKNYKRWIKSLLDRLIVLGASQQEIRMALKSAKCQNDVVGIEQLGLFEHAVICKLGTDAVGLVLKVGKKLPNVTLSVFSPKKILELLPDIVC
- a CDS encoding TIGR00295 family protein, which translates into the protein MSEKLPTREQALQFLRESGCSENVIRHCKAVTELAVEIAKACKEKGLNVNLELVEIGALLHDIGRSKTHSVHHAVAGMQIAKSLGLPEPVISIIKRHVGGGITQREAKNLGWPKDIYVPQTLEEKIVAYADKLIEGSKRVPIEKTIEKLSKELPPSAIERVRRLHEEMLTIIGDCKCLP
- a CDS encoding transcription factor, encoding MLSTIDDATLMKVAEALGEEEAVKLIEMLKNSDEITDDELANKTGIRLNNVRKILYKLYDHSLVSLRRTRDPKTGWFIFHWKLQPDQLEGFILSQKRRVFEKLNIRLEYEKNHDFYYCYTPGCKRVPFEEAVELVFKCPTCGKPLMHYNNEKIVKVLTEKVEQLRKELGE
- a CDS encoding tRNA (cytidine(56)-2'-O)-methyltransferase (catalyzes the S-adenosyl-methionine-dependent 2'-O-ribose methylation of C56 in tRNA transcripts) — translated: MKASNTKNKPKIFVLRWGHRPKRDLRLTTHVALTARALGASGFILSDIEDEKIKATVEKVVENWGGPFYFEMGTPWKKVVKKWKAKGGIVVHLTAYGENIETSDVLQRIKALNKDILVIVGSQKVPGEFFSKNVSDFNVAIGNQPHSECASLAVFLDRFFDGKELAKTFENAKLIIIPQKRGKKVIRKVNSESEIRKEI
- the hflX gene encoding GTPase HflX; its protein translation is MQRRRSFEPSTLDELKSLAESAGYTVVGKIEQIRAPDPRYQIGYGKIKELAELVKETGAQKIIFDNPLRPVQAYNIAKETGVEAIDRFQLILEIFARRATTTEAKLQIQLAKLKYELTRAKEKVRLARLGEQPGFMGLGAYEVDVYYETVKRQIQTIIEKLRKIRRKRVLHRERRTELGFPSISLAGYTNAGKSSLFTALTEEEVPIDNALFTTLSTTTRLVKFSRKKFLLTDTVGFIDRLPLTLIEAFRSTLEETIYSDLILLVVDISEPLATVEKKLSVCLETIERIGAAGIPIITALNKIDLLTEKEMQEKFEALKNKAPKPVLISALYGINLDQLKEEIAKTLRNYVQASFSLPLSNEAMPFLSWLFSRADVKEIKYEGDVAHVAFEAVPWFAEKVKSRVEELGGKIEGFKH
- a CDS encoding multiprotein bridging factor aMBF1; protein product: MRCEVCGRKIHGKPIKALIEGAKLTVCGECSKHGTIIWEEEIKQASTPKLKPKATPPLTPKTQTASKAQAAFESSLELVDDYDVKVRQAREKLGLTHEELGKKINEKVSVLKKVEIRKIKPDDKLAAKLEHALRIRLLVPASQEKVPTTVVSKKPSRSLTLGDLVQLEKNKGETEEKA